In Anaerolineales bacterium, a genomic segment contains:
- a CDS encoding aspartate aminotransferase family protein, whose translation MSDEQDSFDLFGEMHPYNKLFEVYSRLPEKGSSEEEVLEELAYMSTEENKKWQTGQCSGTMYHGGMEHYEFLNKVFSMFSYVNMLQRDLCPSMTKFEAEVLSMVGKMLHADEVTKVNPMDEEAGAVTSGGTESIFNAIYAYREWGRDTKGISSPEVIAPTSIHPAHVKAAHYLGMKIVHVPVTSDFEADVDAMHAKINANTVALAGTAGTYPHGVVDPISRMSDLALEYGLGLHVDGCLGGFLLPWIEKLGYDVPVFDFRLPGVTSISCDTHKYGYSLKGTSTINFRNKDLRRYIYFAQEDWPGGAYCSPTNQGSRSGGLAAAMWAAMVCMGEEGYLKAAKAIMDTSMRIREGIADIPEMRIMGKSTFLIALTSDVVDPYFVNDYLYKKGWRMNGCQDPLGFHFCITLPQTQPGIAEKFIHDLKNGVEFAKHPPYEVSKTGFLYGMGASPDGREMMRLGLSGYLDASYEIE comes from the coding sequence GTGTCTGACGAACAAGATTCATTCGACTTATTCGGTGAGATGCACCCTTACAACAAGCTTTTCGAGGTTTACTCCCGGCTCCCTGAGAAGGGCTCAAGCGAGGAGGAAGTCTTGGAAGAGCTGGCGTATATGTCTACCGAAGAAAACAAGAAGTGGCAAACCGGGCAGTGCTCTGGGACGATGTATCACGGAGGTATGGAGCATTATGAATTCCTGAACAAAGTCTTCAGCATGTTCTCTTATGTAAACATGCTTCAGCGCGACCTGTGCCCCAGCATGACCAAGTTTGAAGCCGAAGTGCTGTCGATGGTCGGGAAAATGCTGCATGCTGATGAGGTGACAAAGGTCAACCCGATGGATGAAGAAGCAGGCGCAGTGACTTCAGGTGGTACGGAAAGCATCTTCAATGCCATATACGCGTACCGTGAATGGGGGAGGGACACCAAGGGGATCAGCTCACCGGAGGTCATCGCGCCGACAAGCATTCACCCCGCCCATGTTAAAGCAGCTCACTACCTGGGGATGAAGATCGTACACGTGCCGGTTACCTCGGACTTTGAAGCGGATGTCGATGCAATGCACGCCAAGATCAATGCCAACACGGTTGCCCTGGCTGGAACAGCTGGCACGTATCCGCACGGGGTAGTTGATCCGATCAGCAGGATGTCTGACCTGGCGTTGGAATATGGTCTGGGTTTGCACGTGGACGGCTGCCTGGGTGGCTTCCTCCTGCCCTGGATCGAAAAACTCGGTTACGATGTGCCGGTCTTCGATTTCCGCCTGCCGGGTGTCACCTCGATATCCTGCGACACACATAAATACGGCTATTCGCTTAAAGGCACATCCACCATCAACTTCAGGAATAAGGACCTCCGCCGCTATATTTACTTTGCCCAGGAAGACTGGCCGGGCGGTGCTTACTGTTCCCCCACCAACCAGGGCAGCCGGTCGGGAGGTCTGGCAGCAGCGATGTGGGCGGCCATGGTGTGCATGGGCGAAGAAGGCTACCTGAAAGCCGCCAAAGCCATCATGGACACATCCATGCGTATCCGCGAAGGAATTGCCGATATCCCCGAGATGCGTATTATGGGTAAGTCGACCTTCCTCATAGCATTAACCTCCGATGTGGTCGATCCGTACTTTGTGAACGACTACCTGTACAAAAAAGGCTGGCGGATGAATGGCTGTCAGGACCCACTCGGTTTCCATTTTTGCATCACGCTGCCGCAGACTCAACCTGGGATCGCCGAAAAGTTCATCCATGACCTCAAAAACGGAGTCGAGTTTGCCAAGCACCCACCTTATGAGGTTTCCAAAACAGGCTTCCTATACGGCATGGGTGCCTCACCCGATGGACGCGAAATGATGCGCCTGGGCTTAAGTGGATACCTGGATGCCAGTTATGAAATCGAATAA
- a CDS encoding DUF47 domain-containing protein: MKRFFKKRPNLFIEHISNQAKLTLEGLDALKAYMETQDTAAAELLKVKEKAADEARRILIDDLNRTFVTPFDREDIFALSRTIDDVLDYAYSTVSEMEILKVAPTEYMITIASLLRDAANELYLAVCCLEEHPAVANNHAQGAKAMENRVEGVYREALADLFRGAEDIKHVVKMMKSREVYRHLSNAADRGDEAANVIADIVVKIA, encoded by the coding sequence ATGAAACGATTTTTCAAGAAACGCCCGAACTTATTTATTGAGCACATCAGTAACCAGGCAAAGCTCACCCTGGAGGGACTGGATGCCCTGAAGGCTTACATGGAAACCCAGGATACAGCCGCGGCAGAATTATTGAAGGTGAAGGAGAAAGCTGCTGATGAAGCCCGGCGTATCTTGATCGACGACCTGAATAGGACCTTCGTCACACCCTTCGACCGGGAGGATATCTTTGCTCTCTCGCGAACCATTGACGATGTATTGGATTATGCCTACAGCACCGTGAGCGAGATGGAGATATTGAAGGTGGCGCCGACAGAGTATATGATAACCATTGCCTCACTGCTACGCGATGCCGCCAACGAGCTATACCTGGCGGTGTGCTGCCTGGAAGAGCACCCCGCAGTGGCCAACAACCATGCCCAGGGTGCCAAAGCCATGGAGAACCGGGTGGAGGGGGTGTACCGGGAAGCCCTGGCTGATTTGTTCAGGGGAGCCGAGGATATCAAGCATGTGGTCAAGATGATGAAATCGCGCGAGGTGTATCGCCACCTCAGCAACGCAGCCGACCGAGGCGATGAGGCTGCCAACGTGATCGCGGATATTGTAGTAAAGATCGCCTAA
- a CDS encoding anion permease — translation MSPILLAVIGLALVASFITGIHDSSNIATMISSRAYPPRLALFITAVAEFLGPLVFGVQVAKTIGRNIVTPNSITIQVILAALTSAILWILLTWFLRLPSSYSHALVGGFVGAVLVEAGWQAIQMNGLVTVLISLFVSPMIGFAMGWLLLTLLLRLSWNASPKVNNLFKRSQLVSVIALALGQGANDSAKSMGMITLAFMIEGYLHVFLVLPWVQVICALALALGTAFGGMRLIRTVGGKFYKIRPVDGFASQLASAGVIIGASLLGGPVSTTQVVSSSIMGAGASERINKVRWGIGRNIATAWLLTIPSSALLSAGLYSLFSRLIQ, via the coding sequence ATGTCTCCTATCCTCCTGGCTGTCATTGGGCTGGCGCTGGTGGCTAGCTTCATAACAGGCATTCACGATTCAAGCAACATTGCAACGATGATCTCATCCCGGGCGTATCCTCCTCGGCTTGCTTTATTCATTACGGCTGTGGCGGAGTTCCTGGGGCCGTTGGTGTTTGGCGTGCAAGTGGCTAAAACCATTGGTCGGAATATCGTCACACCCAATTCGATCACCATTCAGGTCATCCTGGCTGCTTTGACTAGTGCCATCCTGTGGATCTTGTTGACCTGGTTCCTGCGCCTACCGAGCAGTTATTCGCATGCCCTGGTGGGAGGCTTTGTGGGAGCGGTGCTGGTGGAGGCAGGCTGGCAGGCGATTCAGATGAATGGCCTGGTGACAGTCCTGATCAGCTTGTTTGTGTCTCCGATGATTGGATTCGCCATGGGCTGGTTGCTGCTCACCCTGTTGCTGCGGCTGAGCTGGAATGCCTCCCCCAAGGTTAATAACCTGTTCAAACGCAGCCAGCTGGTGAGCGTGATCGCCCTGGCACTTGGCCAGGGAGCCAATGATAGTGCCAAATCGATGGGCATGATCACGCTGGCCTTCATGATCGAAGGCTATTTGCACGTCTTCTTGGTCCTGCCGTGGGTACAGGTAATTTGCGCCCTGGCCTTGGCCCTTGGCACAGCGTTTGGGGGTATGCGCCTGATCCGCACTGTGGGAGGTAAGTTTTATAAGATCCGGCCTGTGGATGGTTTTGCCAGCCAGCTGGCATCAGCAGGGGTGATCATCGGTGCCTCGCTGCTGGGGGGGCCAGTCAGCACCACTCAAGTCGTCAGTTCAAGCATCATGGGCGCGGGAGCTTCGGAACGGATCAACAAGGTCCGCTGGGGGATCGGACGAAATATCGCCACTGCCTGGTTGCTTACTATCCCATCGTCTGCATTACTGTCGGCTGGTCTCTATTCGCTCTTTTCCCGCCTGATTCAGTAA